The following proteins come from a genomic window of Deinococcus sp. Leaf326:
- a CDS encoding nucleotide exchange factor GrpE → MFRRRGKAMTKDDQQGTPIPTDTTGNEQENLKFTRQRGKTVDPEGTELDASPENDNMAEDAEEAGFPGMDENMFAQVQEMMGKLERVDELEKENADLRGRLGRLAADFESYRTRMGQDVAAAQGQGVAKAAEQLMPVYDDLERAVAMGSGDPAKLIPGVQAVQNRVLNTFSALGLEATGKEGEAFDPQWHEALQVVDGEADDVIVQVYQLGFRMGERLVRPARVVVSRKG, encoded by the coding sequence ATGTTCAGAAGGCGAGGCAAGGCTATGACCAAGGACGACCAGCAGGGCACCCCCATACCGACCGACACCACCGGCAACGAACAGGAAAACCTGAAGTTCACGCGCCAGCGCGGCAAGACCGTGGACCCCGAGGGCACCGAGCTCGACGCCAGCCCGGAAAACGACAACATGGCCGAGGACGCCGAGGAAGCGGGCTTTCCCGGCATGGACGAAAACATGTTCGCCCAGGTGCAGGAGATGATGGGCAAGCTCGAGCGCGTAGATGAGCTGGAAAAGGAGAACGCCGACCTGCGCGGCCGCCTGGGCCGCCTCGCCGCCGACTTCGAGAGCTACCGCACGCGCATGGGGCAGGACGTGGCCGCCGCGCAGGGCCAGGGCGTGGCGAAGGCCGCCGAGCAGCTGATGCCGGTGTACGACGACCTCGAACGCGCCGTGGCGATGGGCAGTGGCGACCCGGCCAAGCTCATCCCCGGCGTGCAGGCCGTGCAAAACCGCGTGCTGAACACCTTCTCGGCGTTGGGGCTGGAGGCGACCGGCAAGGAGGGCGAGGCCTTCGACCCGCAGTGGCACGAGGCGTTGCAGGTCGTGGACGGCGAGGCCGACGACGTGATCGTGCAGGTCTACCAGCTCGGCTTCCGCATGGGCGAGCGCCTCGTGCGCCCGGCGCGCGTCGTCGTGAGCCGCAAGGGATGA
- a CDS encoding SDR family oxidoreductase, whose protein sequence is MTLPGDPASPLPSASGCALVTGASRGLGRAMALRLAQSGWPVAVNYARDHAGAARTVEEIVAAGGRAQAFAFDVTDEAAVRAGIAAVRAALGPVTVLVNNATGPQPMMPLEEQTWEDHLNQLVFFVKAPLLLLQACLDDLRAAGGRGRVVNIGSEVVDLGNAEFGHYVAAKGAMLGLTRSWATELGASQVTVNLVAPGWVPVERHADDGPEGRAAYTAAVPLGRQGVPQDVAEMVAFLASPAANFITGQTFAVNGGRTLA, encoded by the coding sequence ATGACCCTTCCCGGCGACCCCGCTTCCCCGCTTCCTTCCGCCTCCGGCTGCGCGCTGGTGACGGGCGCGTCCCGTGGTCTGGGCCGGGCGATGGCCCTGCGCCTGGCCCAGAGCGGCTGGCCTGTGGCCGTGAACTATGCCCGTGACCACGCCGGTGCGGCGCGCACGGTCGAGGAGATCGTGGCGGCCGGCGGGCGCGCCCAGGCCTTCGCCTTCGACGTGACCGACGAGGCGGCGGTGCGCGCGGGCATAGCAGCGGTGCGCGCCGCGCTGGGCCCGGTGACGGTCCTGGTGAACAACGCCACCGGCCCGCAGCCGATGATGCCCCTGGAAGAACAGACCTGGGAGGACCACCTGAACCAGCTTGTGTTTTTCGTCAAGGCGCCCCTCCTGCTGCTCCAGGCTTGTCTGGACGACCTGCGCGCGGCGGGGGGACGGGGGCGAGTCGTGAACATCGGCAGCGAGGTCGTGGACCTCGGCAACGCCGAATTCGGGCACTACGTCGCTGCCAAGGGGGCCATGCTGGGCCTGACGCGGTCGTGGGCCACCGAACTGGGGGCGTCGCAGGTCACGGTGAACCTCGTCGCGCCGGGCTGGGTGCCGGTCGAGCGTCACGCTGACGACGGCCCCGAGGGCCGCGCCGCGTACACGGCCGCCGTGCCCCTGGGTCGCCAGGGCGTACCGCAGGACGTGGCCGAGATGGTCGCCTTTCTCGCCTCGCCGGCCGCCAACTTCATCACGGGACAGACGTTCGCGGTCAACGGGGGCCGGACGCTGGCGTGA
- a CDS encoding DnaJ C-terminal domain-containing protein, translated as MAYKDYYDVLGVSRGASDADIKTAYRKLAKQYHPDKNQGDEKSAERFKEIGEAYAVLNDPEKRKLYDQYGHSGQVPPGAYPGGAGGSYPGADFGGFDPSQFSDFFQGLFGQAGRRGGGFAGAGGFPGGAGVNLEDLLGGGGIGGAGQGRRFVQNVEGELQVTLQEAFGGSDEVINVDGKRLSLRVPAGTRDGARLRLAGQGPGGGDVLLTIRVLEDARFDLDGDNLSTSIDVPAPVAALGGDVKVLSIGGTAGNLAVPPGSSGGRRMRLRGQGWPKKDGTRGDLYVRLNVTVPAQPSDEEKELYRKLRELQEK; from the coding sequence ATGGCCTACAAGGACTATTACGACGTGCTGGGCGTGTCCCGCGGCGCGTCCGATGCCGACATCAAGACGGCGTACCGCAAGCTCGCCAAGCAGTACCACCCCGACAAGAACCAAGGTGACGAGAAGTCTGCCGAGCGGTTCAAGGAGATCGGTGAGGCCTACGCGGTGCTCAACGACCCCGAGAAGCGCAAGCTGTACGACCAGTACGGCCACTCGGGCCAGGTGCCGCCCGGCGCGTATCCCGGCGGCGCGGGCGGCAGTTATCCGGGCGCGGACTTCGGGGGCTTTGACCCGTCGCAGTTCTCGGACTTCTTCCAGGGATTGTTCGGGCAGGCGGGGCGCCGGGGCGGGGGCTTCGCCGGGGCCGGCGGCTTTCCGGGCGGGGCGGGGGTCAACCTCGAAGACCTGCTGGGCGGGGGCGGGATCGGCGGAGCGGGTCAGGGGCGGCGTTTCGTGCAGAACGTGGAAGGCGAGCTGCAGGTGACGTTGCAGGAGGCCTTTGGCGGCTCCGACGAGGTCATCAACGTGGACGGCAAGCGCCTGAGCCTGCGTGTTCCGGCCGGCACCCGCGACGGCGCCCGGCTGCGCCTCGCCGGGCAGGGACCGGGGGGCGGCGACGTGCTGCTCACCATCCGCGTGCTCGAGGACGCCCGCTTCGACCTCGACGGCGACAACCTCAGCACCAGCATCGACGTGCCCGCCCCTGTGGCGGCGCTGGGCGGCGACGTGAAGGTCCTGAGCATCGGCGGAACGGCCGGCAACCTGGCTGTTCCGCCGGGCAGCAGCGGCGGCCGCCGGATGCGCCTGCGCGGTCAGGGCTGGCCGAAGAAGGACGGCACGCGGGGGGACCTGTACGTGCGCCTGAACGTGACTGTGCCGGCCCAGCCCAGCGACGAGGAAAAGGAGCTGTACCGCAAGCTGCGCGAGTTGCAGGAGAAATAG
- the dnaK gene encoding molecular chaperone DnaK: protein MAKAVGIDLGTTNSVISVMEGGRPEVIVNAEGARTTPSVVAYKGDERLVGQIARRQAALNPGATLFEVKRFIGRRWDEVREEANRSPFKVKEGPGGSVRIEVNGQDLAPEQVSAEVLRKMVADASAKLGTSIKDVVITVPAYFDNSQREATRQAGEIAGLNVLRVINEPTAAALAYGLERKGNETILVFDLGGGTFDVTILELGDGVFEVKSTSGDTHLGGADFDQRIVDWLAGEFQKEHNFDLRKDKQALQRLIEASEKAKIDLSSASETTISLPFITFDPETRTPMHLERNLSRAKFEELTADLLRRVREPVQRALDDAKLDKNGIDEVILVGGSTRIPAVKRIVQDIIGKTPNESVNPDEAVALGAAVQAGIIQGDSSLGDIVLVDVTPLTMGVEVKGGMIAPMITRNTTVPAKKTEIYTTAENNQPGVEINVLQGERPMASDNKSLGRFKLEGIPPMPAGRAQIEVTFDIDANGILNVSAREKTSGKEASIRIENTTTLDRGDVDRMVQEAEQNAAADKTRREKVEKRNNLDGLRVQALSQIEENTAAPQEAKDKLKAVADEAEEAVRSDDDTRIADAQKKLEEELRTFMTANQQDQGQPQAGAQGQAKADDDVIDADFKPAE, encoded by the coding sequence ATGGCCAAAGCAGTCGGTATCGACCTGGGCACCACCAACTCCGTCATTTCCGTCATGGAAGGCGGCCGTCCCGAAGTCATCGTCAACGCCGAGGGCGCGCGCACCACGCCCAGCGTTGTGGCCTATAAGGGCGACGAGCGTCTGGTCGGCCAGATCGCCCGCCGTCAGGCCGCGCTGAACCCCGGCGCGACGCTGTTCGAGGTCAAGCGCTTCATCGGCCGCCGCTGGGACGAAGTCCGTGAAGAAGCCAACCGCAGCCCCTTCAAGGTCAAGGAAGGCCCCGGCGGCAGCGTGCGCATTGAAGTCAACGGCCAGGACCTCGCCCCCGAGCAGGTCAGCGCCGAAGTGCTGCGCAAGATGGTCGCCGACGCCAGCGCCAAGCTGGGCACGAGCATCAAGGACGTGGTCATCACCGTGCCCGCGTACTTCGATAACTCGCAGCGTGAAGCGACCCGCCAGGCGGGCGAGATCGCGGGCCTGAACGTGCTGCGCGTCATCAACGAGCCGACCGCCGCCGCGCTGGCCTACGGCCTGGAGCGTAAGGGCAATGAGACCATCCTCGTCTTCGACCTGGGGGGCGGCACCTTCGACGTGACCATCCTCGAATTGGGCGACGGCGTGTTCGAAGTGAAGTCGACGAGCGGCGACACCCACCTGGGCGGCGCGGATTTCGACCAGCGCATCGTGGACTGGCTCGCGGGCGAGTTCCAGAAGGAACACAACTTCGACCTGCGCAAGGACAAGCAGGCCCTCCAGCGCCTCATCGAGGCCTCGGAAAAGGCCAAGATCGACCTTTCCAGCGCGTCTGAAACGACCATCAGCCTGCCCTTCATCACCTTCGACCCCGAGACCCGCACCCCCATGCACCTGGAGCGCAACCTGTCGCGCGCCAAGTTCGAGGAACTCACCGCCGACCTGCTGCGCCGCGTGCGTGAGCCGGTGCAGCGCGCCCTGGACGACGCCAAGCTCGACAAGAACGGCATCGACGAAGTGATCCTGGTGGGCGGCTCGACCCGCATCCCGGCGGTCAAGCGCATCGTGCAGGACATCATCGGCAAGACGCCCAACGAGTCGGTCAACCCCGATGAGGCCGTCGCGCTCGGCGCCGCCGTGCAGGCCGGGATCATCCAGGGCGACAGCAGCCTGGGCGACATCGTCCTCGTGGACGTGACCCCGCTGACGATGGGCGTGGAGGTCAAGGGCGGCATGATCGCGCCGATGATCACCCGCAACACCACCGTGCCGGCCAAGAAGACCGAGATCTACACCACGGCCGAGAACAACCAGCCCGGCGTGGAAATCAACGTGCTTCAGGGCGAGCGCCCGATGGCGAGCGACAACAAGTCCCTGGGCCGCTTCAAGCTCGAAGGCATCCCGCCCATGCCGGCTGGCCGCGCGCAGATCGAAGTGACCTTCGACATTGATGCCAACGGCATCCTGAACGTCTCGGCGCGGGAAAAGACTAGCGGCAAGGAAGCCAGCATCCGCATCGAGAACACGACCACCCTCGACCGGGGCGACGTGGACCGCATGGTGCAGGAAGCCGAGCAGAACGCCGCTGCCGACAAGACCCGCCGCGAGAAGGTCGAGAAGCGCAACAACCTCGACGGCCTGCGGGTTCAGGCCCTGAGCCAGATCGAGGAGAACACGGCCGCTCCGCAGGAGGCCAAGGACAAGCTCAAGGCCGTCGCCGACGAGGCCGAGGAAGCGGTACGCAGCGACGACGACACCAGGATCGCCGACGCCCAAAAGAAGCTCGAAGAAGAACTGCGGACCTTCATGACGGCCAACCAGCAGGACCAGGGACAGCCGCAGGCCGGCGCCCAGGGACAGGCCAAAGCCGACGACGACGTGATCGACGCGGACTTCAAGCCGGCAGAGTAA